CATCGTTTTGTTGGTAGCGTTAACATTGGGCAAACCGACCAGCCGGGCATTGGTATCATTCTGAAGTAGATACCGGAAATCGACAATTTGACCCGATGAATTTCGGATGGCTTCAAACAAGGCAATGGGAATCGGACAGCTATTGAGTACAGTTTGGAGTAGAGCCGCCTGCTGACGAGCTTGAGCTTCAGCTTGTTTCTGCTCATTGATGATGGAATAAACTGAAATAATTCGGTTGTCATCCAGGCGAGTAACCCAGTTGTCGGTATAGTTATCGAACCCGTCGAATGCGTATTTAACCTCAAAGTGCTGGGGTTCGCCGGTATCAAAGGCCCGAAGAAAAGCTGTCCAATAAGTGGTATTTTTAACGCCCGGAAACACAGTGCTCATTGTTCTACTCAAGAGTTGATCGGCTCGTAAACCTGTGTCGTTCAAAATGGCCTGGCTAACACGAACATACCGAACATCTATAATCGCGCCTGACTCGTCCCGTACGGCTTCCAGTACCGACAAGCCATTGGTGATATTGTCCAGAACGCCGTCAAACAGACGGGCCTGCTCCTGAAGCTGTTGGGTGGCCAGGTACAGTTGGCTTATATCGTTGAAGGTAGCAACCAGTCGATCCTCCAGTTTGCTGATCGTTACATCGAACCACTTGTTCAAATTGGCATAGTAGTGTCGACCCCGGAATGTTTCGCCCGTCTTATAGACCTGCTCATATTGGTGCCACATACCGATCTGTTTCGTGTGAGGGAACAAGTCAGTGACTAAGCTCCCAACCACCTGCTCTCGTGGATAGCCTGTAAAGCGAAGGGCTGCATCATTGATCAGTACAACCTGAAAATCAACTTGGTCAGATGTGTCATTATGCATGGCTTTATACACAATAACACCATTGTCTGACGCACTCAGTACCCCTTCGACCAGTTCATTTTGTTGCTGAAGCTGTACCGACGCTTGTTTCAGGGCTGAAATATTTTTGAATGATAAAACGATCCCCTCTTTTAAAGGAGCTGTCGAAATCAGATACCAGGCATCGTAGCCGTCGGCCTGATACTGGAATTCAAAACTTTCCGGTTTGCCCGTTCTGACTACCTCCGCAAATCGCTGGAACAAACCCAATTGTTTGACACTCGGAAAGTAGGTAGTCATGCGATGACCGATAATCTGGTCGGCGGCTACATCGGACCGTTGGGTTAAGAAACGATTGGTCAGACGATACACAAAATCAACGATTTCGCCAGTCTGATCGCGAACGGCTTCGCAATAAGCAATAAAGTTGTCGGTCGCATTAATGACTCCCTGCAACAACTGTTGCTGCTGATTAAGTTGTTGTTGAGCCCGTTTATTATCGTCAATGTCAATAAATGTAGTAAAAAAGCCGTCTTCAAGTGGGCGGTTATCGAAAAGGAACCATCGGTTGTTGCTTGGCAACAGCTCATCAACTTCGTATGGAATCTGCTTGTCAACCACCCGGCGCAGGTCTTCGGCATGTTCTCGCATATAGGGTGCCCGTTCAAACAGTGTCTGTTGAGTCATTTGCTCTTCGGTATGGCCTGTAATGACGAGCACCTGCTGGTTATAAAACCGCGTTTGATAGTCTACAACCGTACCGTTTGTGTCTCGAATAGCCTGATAGGCGATTACACCATACGGGGAATGGTCGAGTAAAGTTGTGAGCAGGGGTAGAGAAGGCGTTACAGGAAGAGTCGGCAATGACGAAGGCATAATAAATGCAAATCTGTACAATTGTAAATCTACAGGTTTCGTTTGATTTCTGCTAAGTGACTGGGGGTGTGATAAATAAAGTATCTTTTAATTTTTATTTGCAAAACACGAGTCAGCCATCTATTTTTGCACCCACGTTTGACAAACGCATCGTCGGTAACGGCGAACGGTTCCAGATGCCGGGATGGCGGAATCGGTAGACGCGATGGTCTCAAACACCATTGTCTGCAAGGACATGCCGGTTCGAGTCCGGCTCCCGGTACAATTGACCCTTACAAGTGCCTGTATATCAGTACTTTGTAAGGGTTTTTGGTTTTCTGCCGAAACAAATCATAATTATGGAAAACCTTGAAGAAACGATAAGTTACTATCTGATCAATAGAACAGATTATGCTATCTTGATTAATGTCCTTGGGGGCTGGAAAAATACATTACTTCAAGAAATATCTTGAGCCTTTGATTGCAGAAACGGCTTTACTAGAAGATAGCTCGAAAAAATACAAGCCAATATTAATTTAATTGTTTGGCCTCAAATCTAGAAGCTGTTTAAACTTTTCTTCTGCCAGATAGACACGGTACTTATTTGAACCTGCTTTACCCCTAAATCCCCTAAAGGGGACTTTGCTCGCAGCTGCAAAAAGTTCCCTTTAGGGGATTTAGGGGTAAAGCCGTTGAGCAAACAATTTTTTAAACAGCTTCCTATTCAAAAAATTGTTTGCTCAACGGCTTGTCAATGAATTTACCCGAGTCGATCAGCGTCTTACCAGCTCTTCTTTAGACCGATATAACCGCCAACCGTTTGGGTATACAATCCCCCAGTATCCACCGCAATTTTCGCGATGAGATCGGTATGAAACCATCTTGGCATTGGAAGTTGAGCTGACAGTAAACCCGAAAACTGTCCCACAATGGAGCCAAAAGGCTCATTAAACGTACCATAGTTCTGGCTATACGAAGTACGTACCGTAAAACTTGTTTTTCGATACGTTGCCCGTAACCCTACATGCCACATATTCAGCCGGTTGTTAGGGAAAAATTGACCATTTTTTAAGTTATACGCCTTGTCAAAATCTTGCCCAGGGGCGATGAACGGCGTGCCAATCGTTCGCCCCCAATAGGACCAGCCCTGCCAGTACTGACTGTGATTGTAGTAATTATCGCCCCCCTGATAGCGACTGCCCGGTATAATAAAGGTAGGAGCCGTTTGATCTTTCGTTGTCAGAAACTCCAGCGTCAGCCGATTGACGTGGAACGAAGCCCGGTGCGCTGGGGTAGGGGTATAACTGAGCCCCCAAAGTCCGTCGGGCATATTGAGGAAGGCAATCCCTGATACGTCTTCGTACGCATGCTGATAGTAAGCCAGTAGGTGAGCATTCCTGGTGGTAAACTCCAGACCAACATCAATACTGCCAACACTATTGCCCACCCGATAACTGTCAAAATCAGTGTAGCCCGACACATTTTTCCAGTCGCTGGGGGTGTACGAGAGCACAACGTATTTGTAAAAACGCCAGTCTGAAGGGAAGTATCCATTGGCATCCGCCAAGTCAGGTCGTTGTTTTAAATATTCCGCGTGGCCCGCCCATTGCACCTGGTGATTGACGCCCGCGTAGAATTTTACCGTGGCTGCCGGTTTTCCCAGCCGTAGATACAGGTGCTTTTGATGGAACCGAACGCCCTGAATATAGGGCACGTTAAACCAGCCGTGCGAAAAGGCTGCGTTGATGGCCAGGAAATCGTTCGTGAAATGAAGGGGCGCATAGCCTACCGTGCCGATTTGTAGTTTGGGAATCGGCAGGGCGTTTCCCGAAACCGCATAAAAGCCAGATGATAAGGTCGTGTCCCCCAATCCGGTGACTCCTCGCCAGCGACCCACGTAAAATTCGATGGCTCTGAACCTGATTTTCGTATAGGCTTCGGCCAGGAGTAGTTTCTGTTTATCGGCCTGATCATAGGTCAGGGCCGGATTTAGGCCAAATCCCCAATCAACGGGTTGGGTATGGGTGGAGTCGGGTAGCCGGTAGGGTTTCCAGATGGCGGCCTGCACAAGACCCGCTGTCGATTGCAGGGGAACGATGCCATATTGATTGGTCCGTAGCCAGAAAGGGGTGGCGGATGAGGACGAGAGAAAGCTGCCGATTTCTACCTCACCCTGTAAACCAGCCCGTTGCTGACTAAACGAAACGGTGTGAACGCCTACCGTGAGTAGTGCAGCGATAACCAAAGGGCGTAATCCAGGCATGTGCGAGAAGAAGAAAAATTGCAACAGTGAGTGGGTAACCAATGAAGGCAATGCTCATTACCTAGTTTTTATAGTACTAGTAGGGATTGTTTATAATTCTCAGTTGTTGATAGCCACTGTCTAGCAACCCTGCAGGTATCCACTAATCATCCCAGTAGCGTTTTTGCCTCAGGTTAGGGTGGCTTGACCATTGCGCAATGGTCAGAGTGGTAGACTTGGTTGCCAGAAGGTATGATCACCGCCCAGTCCACTGATTAAAATAAGGGGTTCGCCTGTTCCGTGCACTTCATAATACAGCGAAATACCATTGATCGGTTGAGTTGCCATGTGAATTGGTACCTTATATACTACCGGGCTAATGATCGCCCGGTAGTTTCCTGAAAATCTAGTTTCGACTAGCCTACTTGCCGTAGGCTTTTTGGTCAAATATCGGAAGGCCTTTCGTTTTTAGCAGGACGATCGGGAAGGCCATGATCATAGCGCCAAGGCCGATGGCCACCGCGATGGTACCAACCGATACGTTCCGATCGAGGGCCTCCTGAAAGGCGAAAAAGCAGGTGGGGAAAAATAGCCCGCAAGCGGTGAGGAGTCCCGGTGAAAATCGTTTGGTTAACAGGGTCGGTAAAACGTGAAAGAATAGGCCATTGATCAGCATGAGTCCCGGATAGGCTAGGGCGAGAATGGGATTAGTCCAACCAATACCTCCGCAAGCTACGCCCAGAAACAGGACGGCACAATTGGTTAGATAGAAACCGGTCCAGTCAACGGGTAGCTTCAGGGTATGCTGAGCCCAACTGCGCCAATCATAAAAAAACTCTTCCAGAATTTGTAACGCATAGGCCGCCAGAGCTACCCAGAAAATAGAATTCGTCATGTTTTTCGTTAAGTGAGATGAAACCATACCCGGCAGAGTCTATTAACTGATCAAAACGTATCCACACTAACGCTTAGCCATGGTTACCGAATTCGACTGACCCCATTTATTATAAATCCATTGGCGACACACCCATTCGATTGGCCCCTGCCGGTAATGCTTACGCCATACCCGGCTGAAACCGATCAGAAAAGTGTAAATGCCAACAACGATGCCTGCCCTTCCCCAAAGCGGTATCGGACCCGAAACCGCTACCCCATACCCGTACAGCAGCAGTGGACAGAGGACCAACTGGAGGACATAATTCGTTAGGCCCATCTGGCCCACCTGGCCCAGCCAACTTGCCTTTCCCCAGGGAATCAATCGGGTATTTAAGCCCATATCCAGTAAATAAACCCCGGTCAACAGCAAAGGGCCCACAAAGCCACTGAGTATCAATAACACGGGTTGGTACGCTACAACCCACTCGGGCAGTACCACCAGGCCAAAGGCCAGGACCACCCAAGCCCCTTTGACGATAAAAGCTACCGGCAATAGTAGTAGTTGCAGCAACGATAAATGCATTCTAAGCCTGATATCGCGGGGTAATATCCCTAGCTTACCTATCAGCATGCCACCCAGCATCATCAGTTCGTAGGAGATGAAAGGTGTAAAACCCTTACTCACCGAGCGGCCAGGCACCAGCCACTCCCGCAGGCACTGCCAGTTAAGGAATTCTCCGACTGATCCGGTTCTAAAGCTCGTCATAGGAAGATGAAAAGCAGGCAGTAAACTCAGGAGGCTGGGCACCAGGATACCTAGCCCGGCCAGGCCCACCATCCAGCCAAGCAGGCTTGACACCGAATGGCGGCAAAAGTAAGGCAAGGTAAACCCTAGCAGCGCGTACTGAAAAAGCAGATCAGCCGACCTTATCAATAGACTGAGGCAAAGGCCAATGACCAGCAGCAGCAGTAGTAACCGTTGAGCTATGCGCGGGCCATCTAGTCCGGGACCATCCAGTCCGGGACCATCCAGTCCGGGACCATCCAGTCCGGCATGTTGCCAGCATTGATAAAAGCCCAGTCCGAACAAAAAGCTGCCCAACCGGTCAAATTGGCCACTCACCAGCAACTGCAGGATAAAATGAACCGGCAGATCGGGATGGTGCTCATCCAGCCGTAACGAATGACCGGGATATGGGCTGGCAAAATGACCATATCCCTGAGCGATTAATAGGGCCAGCAGCACAACTCCTTGGAGCACATCCAGGGTGGTGATCCGTCCTGCGGGACGAGAAATGGCATGCACCATAGGTTAATAGGAAAAAAGAAATAATTCCAGGATTCACTGGCCAGATGGGCAGTAATCGGCCCGATTACTGCCCAATGACTAACTGTCCGGTCTGCTGATAATATGAAAGAAAGCCGGTGCCATTTTGCCGAAGAACCCGACGAATGGCTTCCAGATAAGCCATAATGCCCGTTGCAACCATTTTCTCCATGGGTGAATTGACTTCGCTAATCAATTAACGGTTCACCAACACGTTGAACAGAAATGGTGGGTCTAAACAAACAGGATTGGCTTGTTGATAGCTTTGTTTCTTAGCCAAGAACATAGCCTCCTCTTTTGATGTTGCCGGGACTAATTAACGGGAGCTTCCTACTGGATTTAGCAAACGACATAGCAATTTGATTTATGGATGCGCAAAGCCGACCAACTATACAATCGTATGACCAAGACTGAAAATAGGGAGTAGGCTAAGCAGCGATTTTTTAGTCCGCATTAGTTGGACAGGGCATCAATAATGGGTTGAGGAAACCCGAAGGCGTCCTTGTAATACGCAATCGTATGTTGATACTTAGCCTCTTTAAAAAAAGTACCCGACCCATCGGAATACACATTCGGTGTGCCCTGGAAGACAAACTCCCGGTCGGGCGCAATCCGCTGGTAGCTTTTTAGATCGATCGCCAATTTGATCGCATCGAAGGCTACCTGATCGTCGAAGGATAAGGTAAACCCTTTTTTGCCACCTGGGTTAAACGGAGGAGCGTTTTTGTAGAGCGACGGAATTTTCGCGAACATGTCCTTCTGCCAGGCATGTGGGACTATGTCATTAGCGTTGATGACCGAGTGATAATTATCGCCAAATTTCTGGGCGGCATAGTTGGCAAATTCACTATTGCCGGGGGTCGGCCCGGCAATGGGGTATACACTCACCGTCAGATTAGTATAGCCCATCTGCTGCTTCCACTCCATGCATTGGAGAGCCATCAGGGGACAGAGCGCTCCGCCCAGGCTATGGCCCGTGAAGGCCACCTCGGTAGGACCGGCACCATGCAGCGTACTCAGAAACTGGAGCAGCGTTTTTCCGGTGGATGGATCTCTCATCGAGCCCAGGAGGTTGACCCCCACCGCGCTGCCTGCGGTGATTTTACCACTACCCGGTGTGCCCCAGTCGGTTTCCCCGTCCCATTGCTTTTGGTTGAATACATTGAAATCCTCTAGTAGCGCGCCTTTTCGCGATACAGCATTCGTACCGGCGATGGCCACCACATGGATGGTTTTACCCGTGGCCAGGTCGGTGCCTCGGGCCACATACATGGTATTGTCGGTGACGAAGCTGTCGACTTTGCTGGTGGTGGATTTCTTTCGGCTATTGGCAATGGCGGGGCCCCAAACCACTTGCCAGTCGGTACCCAGATAGGCACGTACGTCGGCGTTGGTTTGCAAAAGCGCATTAATCTTTACGGTGTTCTGTTGTAGCTCTTCTTCGGATGCGGCCACCAGATCGTAGTTGATATCGGCCAGCATCGCCAGCAGGGCAATGCGTTTGTGGGTATCGGTTGGTAATGCCGGCTCACCAAGGCCCGGTTGTGGCAGCAGATGGTCGCTACAGGCCGCCAGGGTGAGGACGCCCAGAAGAATTAGGACGACAAACTGATAGTTCTTTTCCATAATTTTGACTCAACGTGGTTATAGGATAAAAACGATAGCCCTTCGGTCGCCCAGCTAAGCCTGGTAACCTCTAAATGGCTATCCGCTAATGCTGGCAATCATGGTGCCCTCTCTGGCGGTCGTTTCAGACTTCATTTACTTTTGACCGTAAAGCGTCAAAGCGCTCGGCTTCCATCTCACCTTGTATAGTCGTCATAATCTGCTCAAAGGCGTGTTTGGGAACCGTTGCTTTTAAGCCCGACAGCATCCCGACATTCTCAGCTTCACGCTGGGCGGGAATTATATATTTCAGCCAAAGCAGCAGCATCGGAAAGTCAAAACTTTGCATTACTGAATTGCGTTGCTGGATGAGTTCCTCATCAGTAAAATATTGCTGCAACAACAGTTCGGTTACCGTTTCTTCTTCAAAAATGTGTTCCAGGTATTGACTTTGAAACCGGGAGAAGGCTAGGTAAAACGAGTGCAACTCATCCTGGGATTCGTTGCCCGTCAAACCTGCAAGTTGCTGTTCAAGCGCTAGTTGAACCCCTTCGAGTTGTTGGTGGTCGTGCCGGTCATGTTCAGATGCCCCTTTGGCCCGCTCTTCCAAAAGCGTCAGGGTATGCTCATTCTCGGTGTGAGCATGATGCGTAAGTAGGGTAAACAGCTCCTGTCCCAAGTCTTTGAGCTGGCTCAGTTGAGTGGGATCGTCAACGTCGATAAAACCTAAGGTATAGGAAAATCGGCTCATTAGGCTTCGAAGCCCTTTGTGCGGGGTGGCAAATGATTTTACGCGGGTCATAGACTTATATGCGTGTTGAATTCGAAAAAGAGACTTTTTACCAATAACCTCTTCAAGGAGGTTTTATCGATATATGAATTTATTTATAAACTGGAATGGCCAAGTTGAACATTCTGAGAGCCAGAAGGCTATTCGTCCGAAAGCAGGATTTGAAGCGGTTCGTTAGCGGTACATGTTCCTTTGTGTAGCCGCTGCATAAGCCTTGTTATAGGCCATTTATGGTACTAGAGTCGATCAACTACTGGATCCGAATCACCATTCTGGAATAGCCCTGGCAGTATGCCAGGGCTATTCAACCGGCCTCTTAGCTCAGCTGATACCAATTCGTTGAAAATATCAGCTGAGTGCTTTAAGCAAATCCCAGAACACCTTGCGGACTGTCTTTCGTCGATGCTCAGACCTGCCAACATGCCAGGTTGGGGAAAGCGTTGGCATAAGCAGCCACCGAATGTTCTGTGACGCTTTTTACATGGCGGGCGCGAATGCGGTTTACTTTCGCGGCCAGCGCATAAAACCAAAGATGATGCAATCGGCACTGTCCCCTAAAGAGTCACAGATGCCGTGAATGTACATACTTGACAGCGCATAATTATCATACCCGACTTGCGCTTTATATCCTCCAGCTCCCTTTTGTCCGCCCATCTGCTGGGTAAAGGTGCCGTTAGCATCTATGAATTGAAGCGTGTAGATAGCCATGGCACCAGCATCTGGAATGCCATAGGTTACCAGCGCCCGGACCATCGGTGCGTCGGGTGATAAGTTAAATACACCGCCCA
This window of the Spirosoma aerolatum genome carries:
- a CDS encoding ATP-binding protein; this encodes MPSSLPTLPVTPSLPLLTTLLDHSPYGVIAYQAIRDTNGTVVDYQTRFYNQQVLVITGHTEEQMTQQTLFERAPYMREHAEDLRRVVDKQIPYEVDELLPSNNRWFLFDNRPLEDGFFTTFIDIDDNKRAQQQLNQQQQLLQGVINATDNFIAYCEAVRDQTGEIVDFVYRLTNRFLTQRSDVAADQIIGHRMTTYFPSVKQLGLFQRFAEVVRTGKPESFEFQYQADGYDAWYLISTAPLKEGIVLSFKNISALKQASVQLQQQNELVEGVLSASDNGVIVYKAMHNDTSDQVDFQVVLINDAALRFTGYPREQVVGSLVTDLFPHTKQIGMWHQYEQVYKTGETFRGRHYYANLNKWFDVTISKLEDRLVATFNDISQLYLATQQLQEQARLFDGVLDNITNGLSVLEAVRDESGAIIDVRYVRVSQAILNDTGLRADQLLSRTMSTVFPGVKNTTYWTAFLRAFDTGEPQHFEVKYAFDGFDNYTDNWVTRLDDNRIISVYSIINEQKQAEAQARQQAALLQTVLNSCPIPIALFEAIRNSSGQIVDFRYLLQNDTNARLVGLPNVNATNKTMLEVLPILKPLGIFDEYVRVVETGQSKRLEQQFTDSLIDGWFDISVVKQEDGIVITTNDLTLLHETLQRAEQLVNELKLSNRNLEQFAYIASHDMQEPLRKIQSFGNLLLDYYSSSIPEDGQNMLRRMQSAADRMSQLIRDLLAYSRLSIDLEPSKPVSLQQILLEIKSDLEIIIREKNAQITLAHSSNTNLPTLAGNASQLRQLFQNLLSNALKFVSPSTTPIISVQARSVSSYDLPTTIVNRTKRSWVAIDITDNGIGFDEKYQDQIFQLFERLHGRNEYNGTGIGLAVCRKVAENHGGTITVRSQPGQGTTFTVYLPESERAKA
- a CDS encoding capsule assembly Wzi family protein; the protein is MPGLRPLVIAALLTVGVHTVSFSQQRAGLQGEVEIGSFLSSSSATPFWLRTNQYGIVPLQSTAGLVQAAIWKPYRLPDSTHTQPVDWGFGLNPALTYDQADKQKLLLAEAYTKIRFRAIEFYVGRWRGVTGLGDTTLSSGFYAVSGNALPIPKLQIGTVGYAPLHFTNDFLAINAAFSHGWFNVPYIQGVRFHQKHLYLRLGKPAATVKFYAGVNHQVQWAGHAEYLKQRPDLADANGYFPSDWRFYKYVVLSYTPSDWKNVSGYTDFDSYRVGNSVGSIDVGLEFTTRNAHLLAYYQHAYEDVSGIAFLNMPDGLWGLSYTPTPAHRASFHVNRLTLEFLTTKDQTAPTFIIPGSRYQGGDNYYNHSQYWQGWSYWGRTIGTPFIAPGQDFDKAYNLKNGQFFPNNRLNMWHVGLRATYRKTSFTVRTSYSQNYGTFNEPFGSIVGQFSGLLSAQLPMPRWFHTDLIAKIAVDTGGLYTQTVGGYIGLKKSW
- a CDS encoding alpha/beta fold hydrolase; this translates as MATQPINGISLYYEVHGTGEPLILISGLGGDHTFWQPSLPL
- a CDS encoding HXXEE domain-containing protein, translating into MTNSIFWVALAAYALQILEEFFYDWRSWAQHTLKLPVDWTGFYLTNCAVLFLGVACGGIGWTNPILALAYPGLMLINGLFFHVLPTLLTKRFSPGLLTACGLFFPTCFFAFQEALDRNVSVGTIAVAIGLGAMIMAFPIVLLKTKGLPIFDQKAYGK
- a CDS encoding DUF418 domain-containing protein, which translates into the protein MVHAISRPAGRITTLDVLQGVVLLALLIAQGYGHFASPYPGHSLRLDEHHPDLPVHFILQLLVSGQFDRLGSFLFGLGFYQCWQHAGLDGPGLDGPGLDGPGLDGPRIAQRLLLLLLVIGLCLSLLIRSADLLFQYALLGFTLPYFCRHSVSSLLGWMVGLAGLGILVPSLLSLLPAFHLPMTSFRTGSVGEFLNWQCLREWLVPGRSVSKGFTPFISYELMMLGGMLIGKLGILPRDIRLRMHLSLLQLLLLPVAFIVKGAWVVLAFGLVVLPEWVVAYQPVLLILSGFVGPLLLTGVYLLDMGLNTRLIPWGKASWLGQVGQMGLTNYVLQLVLCPLLLYGYGVAVSGPIPLWGRAGIVVGIYTFLIGFSRVWRKHYRQGPIEWVCRQWIYNKWGQSNSVTMAKR
- a CDS encoding lipase family protein, producing the protein MEKNYQFVVLILLGVLTLAACSDHLLPQPGLGEPALPTDTHKRIALLAMLADINYDLVAASEEELQQNTVKINALLQTNADVRAYLGTDWQVVWGPAIANSRKKSTTSKVDSFVTDNTMYVARGTDLATGKTIHVVAIAGTNAVSRKGALLEDFNVFNQKQWDGETDWGTPGSGKITAGSAVGVNLLGSMRDPSTGKTLLQFLSTLHGAGPTEVAFTGHSLGGALCPLMALQCMEWKQQMGYTNLTVSVYPIAGPTPGNSEFANYAAQKFGDNYHSVINANDIVPHAWQKDMFAKIPSLYKNAPPFNPGGKKGFTLSFDDQVAFDAIKLAIDLKSYQRIAPDREFVFQGTPNVYSDGSGTFFKEAKYQHTIAYYKDAFGFPQPIIDALSN
- a CDS encoding hemerythrin domain-containing protein, with protein sequence MTRVKSFATPHKGLRSLMSRFSYTLGFIDVDDPTQLSQLKDLGQELFTLLTHHAHTENEHTLTLLEERAKGASEHDRHDHQQLEGVQLALEQQLAGLTGNESQDELHSFYLAFSRFQSQYLEHIFEEETVTELLLQQYFTDEELIQQRNSVMQSFDFPMLLLWLKYIIPAQREAENVGMLSGLKATVPKHAFEQIMTTIQGEMEAERFDALRSKVNEV